A window from Micromonospora terminaliae encodes these proteins:
- a CDS encoding SDR family NAD(P)-dependent oxidoreductase: protein MTSRAVLVTGASRGIGRAVARAFAEGGDRVAIHHRDSAELAEALRAELPGDGHVVVRADLADPDAVRAMVDEAAQLLSGLDVLVNNAGVYGPRDLPHPVFGNTYDQWQEQWRLVLETNLTGAANATWCAAQHMRERGGRIVNVSSRGAFRGEPEQPAYGASKAGLNALGQSLALALAPYGIAVATVAPGFVATDMTTTHLSGERGDAIRAQSPFNRVARPEEIAAAVHWLASPEAEWASGTIVDLNGASYLRT from the coding sequence GTGACTTCTCGGGCGGTGCTGGTGACGGGAGCCTCGCGGGGCATCGGGCGCGCGGTGGCGCGGGCGTTCGCGGAGGGCGGTGATCGGGTGGCGATCCACCACCGGGACTCCGCCGAGCTGGCCGAGGCGCTGCGGGCGGAACTGCCCGGCGACGGCCACGTCGTGGTCCGCGCCGACCTGGCCGACCCGGACGCGGTCCGGGCCATGGTGGACGAGGCGGCGCAGCTCCTGAGCGGCCTCGACGTGCTGGTCAACAACGCCGGTGTCTACGGCCCGCGGGACCTGCCGCACCCGGTCTTCGGCAACACCTACGACCAGTGGCAGGAGCAGTGGCGCCTGGTGCTGGAGACCAACCTGACCGGCGCCGCGAACGCCACCTGGTGCGCCGCCCAGCACATGCGCGAGCGGGGTGGCCGGATCGTGAACGTGTCGTCCCGGGGCGCCTTCCGGGGCGAGCCGGAGCAGCCCGCGTACGGGGCCAGCAAGGCCGGGCTCAACGCGCTCGGCCAGTCGCTGGCGCTGGCCCTGGCGCCGTACGGCATCGCGGTGGCGACCGTCGCGCCGGGCTTCGTGGCGACCGACATGACCACCACCCACCTCAGCGGCGAGCGGGGCGACGCGATCCGCGCCCAGTCCCCGTTCAACCGGGTGGCCCGCCCCGAGGAGATCGCCGCGGCGGTGCACTGGCTGGCCAGCCCCGAAGCGGAGTGGGCGTCAGGAACGATCGTCGACCTGAACGGCGCCTCCTACCTCCGCACCTGA
- a CDS encoding 16S rRNA (uracil(1498)-N(3))-methyltransferase, giving the protein MSAPLFLVEALPTGDTLTLDGPEGHHAATVQRLRVGEELLLADGRGGTAGAVVTAVGRGTLDLRVTSRGYADAPVPRLVVVQGIAKGDRGELAVQAMTEVGVDEIVPWAASRSVTQWRGDRGVRAREKWSATAREAAKQARRPWLPVVAGTPDESTTTVTRRIAGAAAAFVLHEEAGDRLTTAALPDTGEIVLVVGPEGGITDTELTAFEAAGAHPVRLGPSVLRTSTAGVAALSVLSTRLSRW; this is encoded by the coding sequence GTGTCGGCGCCGCTGTTCCTGGTCGAGGCGCTGCCGACCGGTGACACGCTGACGCTGGACGGCCCGGAGGGGCACCACGCGGCCACCGTGCAGCGGCTGCGCGTCGGCGAGGAGCTGCTGCTCGCCGACGGGCGGGGCGGCACGGCCGGCGCCGTGGTCACGGCCGTCGGCCGGGGCACCCTCGACCTCCGGGTCACCTCCCGGGGGTACGCCGACGCGCCCGTCCCCCGGCTCGTCGTGGTGCAGGGCATCGCCAAGGGCGACCGGGGCGAGCTGGCCGTGCAGGCGATGACCGAGGTCGGGGTGGACGAGATCGTCCCCTGGGCGGCGTCCCGCTCGGTGACGCAGTGGCGCGGTGACCGGGGCGTACGGGCCCGGGAGAAGTGGTCGGCGACCGCCCGGGAGGCGGCCAAGCAGGCCCGCCGCCCGTGGCTGCCGGTGGTGGCCGGTACGCCCGACGAGTCCACCACCACGGTGACCCGGCGGATCGCCGGTGCGGCCGCCGCGTTCGTCCTGCACGAGGAGGCCGGCGACCGGCTGACCACGGCCGCCCTGCCCGACACCGGCGAGATCGTCCTGGTGGTGGGCCCCGAGGGCGGCATCACCGACACCGAACTCACGGCCTTCGAGGCGGCCGGCGCCCACCCGGTCCGCCTGGGCCCGTCAGTGCTCCGCACCTCAACAGCGGGCGTAGCCGCCCTGAGCGTCCTGTCGACCCGCCTGTCCCGCTGGTAA
- the dnaJ gene encoding molecular chaperone DnaJ, whose protein sequence is MARDYYGILGVSRDASDDEIKRAYRKLARQFHPDVNPDPEAQEKFKDINAAYEVLSDDRKRQIVDLGGDPLAPGGGGAGAGGPGGAGPFVGFQDIMDAFFGGAAGGSRGPRPRTRPGADAILRLELDLNETAFGVEAPITVDTAVLCTTCSGAGTAAGTHLATCEACGGRGEVQSVQRTFLGQVVSARPCTVCQGYGTTIPHPCPTCAGDGRVRTRRSLTVKIPAGVEDGMRIRLAQQGEVGPGGGTAGDLYVEIHERPHDVYSRKGDDLHCRVTVPMTAAALGTRLTIKTLDSEETVDVKAGTQPGSTLRLRARGVPHLRGTGRGDLYVHLDVRTPTKLDADQERMLRDFAKTRGEEVAELTKQGGFFSRMRDAFNGHA, encoded by the coding sequence GTGGCCAGGGACTACTACGGCATTCTCGGCGTGAGCCGGGACGCCTCCGACGACGAGATCAAGCGCGCCTACCGCAAGCTGGCGCGGCAGTTCCACCCGGACGTGAATCCGGACCCGGAGGCACAGGAGAAGTTCAAGGACATCAACGCCGCGTACGAGGTCCTGTCGGACGATCGGAAACGGCAGATCGTCGACCTGGGCGGCGACCCGCTCGCCCCGGGCGGCGGGGGCGCGGGTGCGGGTGGCCCGGGCGGCGCCGGCCCGTTCGTCGGCTTCCAGGACATCATGGACGCCTTCTTCGGCGGGGCCGCGGGCGGCAGCCGGGGTCCCCGGCCGCGCACCCGGCCGGGCGCCGACGCGATCCTGCGGCTGGAGCTGGACCTGAACGAGACGGCGTTCGGCGTCGAGGCGCCGATCACCGTCGACACGGCGGTGCTCTGCACCACCTGCTCCGGCGCGGGCACCGCGGCCGGCACCCACCTGGCCACCTGCGAGGCGTGCGGCGGCCGGGGCGAGGTGCAGTCGGTGCAGCGGACCTTCCTCGGCCAGGTGGTCTCCGCCCGGCCGTGCACCGTCTGCCAGGGCTACGGCACCACCATCCCGCACCCCTGCCCGACCTGCGCGGGCGACGGCCGGGTGCGCACCCGCCGCTCACTCACCGTCAAGATCCCGGCGGGCGTCGAGGACGGCATGCGGATCCGGCTGGCCCAGCAGGGCGAGGTCGGCCCGGGCGGCGGCACCGCCGGCGACCTCTACGTCGAGATCCACGAGCGGCCGCACGACGTCTACTCCCGCAAGGGCGACGACCTGCACTGCCGGGTCACCGTGCCCATGACGGCGGCCGCGCTCGGCACCCGGCTCACCATCAAGACGCTCGACAGCGAGGAGACGGTCGACGTCAAGGCGGGCACCCAGCCGGGCAGCACGCTGCGGCTGCGCGCCCGGGGCGTGCCGCACCTGCGCGGCACCGGCCGGGGCGACCTCTACGTCCACCTCGACGTGCGGACCCCCACGAAGCTCGACGCCGACCAGGAGCGGATGCTGCGCGACTTCGCCAAGACCCGTGGCGAGGAGGTCGCCGAGCTGACCAAGCAGGGCGGCTTCTTCTCCCGGATGCGCGACGCCTTCAACGGGCACGCCTGA
- the hrcA gene encoding heat-inducible transcriptional repressor HrcA — protein MGLDDRKLAVLRAIVEDYVATQEPVGSKALVERHQLGVSPATVRNDMAVLEEEGYIRQPHTSAGRVPTDRGYRLFVDRLSRVKPLSPAERRAIERFLVGAVDLDDVVHRTVRLLAQLTRQVAVVQYPSLARSKVRHLELVPISTTRLMVVMIADTGRVEQRLVELPGPVAADDVTDLRRVVNEKLVGSRLSDTPPLVQALVDESTPQLRPAMATLSSVLLETLVERHEERIALAGTANLTRGGLLDFQGSLRPILEALEEEVVLLKLIGEAEPSTTRVLIGDENEIDNLRAASVVSTGYGPGSTIVGGLGVLGPTRMDYPGTIATVRAVARYVGELLAQN, from the coding sequence ATGGGTCTCGACGACCGCAAGCTCGCCGTGCTGCGCGCGATCGTCGAGGACTACGTCGCCACGCAGGAGCCGGTCGGCAGCAAGGCCCTGGTCGAGCGCCACCAGCTGGGCGTCTCCCCGGCGACCGTGCGCAACGACATGGCGGTGCTGGAGGAGGAGGGCTACATCCGGCAGCCGCACACGAGCGCCGGCCGGGTGCCCACCGACCGCGGCTACCGGCTCTTCGTCGACCGGCTGTCCCGGGTCAAGCCGCTCAGCCCGGCCGAGCGCCGGGCCATCGAGCGCTTCCTGGTCGGCGCTGTCGACCTCGACGACGTGGTGCACCGCACGGTCCGGCTGCTCGCCCAGCTCACCCGGCAGGTCGCCGTGGTGCAGTACCCGAGCCTGGCCCGCTCCAAGGTGCGCCACCTGGAGCTTGTGCCGATCTCCACCACCCGGCTGATGGTCGTCATGATCGCCGACACCGGCCGGGTCGAGCAGCGGCTGGTCGAGCTGCCCGGCCCGGTCGCCGCCGACGACGTGACCGACCTGCGCCGGGTGGTCAACGAGAAGCTGGTCGGCAGCCGGCTGTCCGACACCCCGCCGCTGGTGCAGGCCCTCGTCGACGAGTCCACCCCGCAGCTGCGCCCGGCCATGGCCACCCTCTCCAGCGTCCTGCTCGAGACGCTGGTCGAGCGGCACGAGGAGCGCATCGCGCTGGCCGGCACGGCCAACCTGACCCGGGGCGGCCTGCTCGACTTCCAGGGCTCGCTGCGTCCGATCCTCGAGGCGCTCGAGGAGGAGGTCGTGCTGCTCAAGCTGATCGGCGAGGCCGAGCCGAGCACCACCCGGGTGCTCATCGGCGACGAGAACGAGATCGACAACCTGCGCGCCGCCTCGGTGGTCAGCACCGGGTACGGCCCGGGCAGCACGATCGTGGGTGGTCTCGGCGTGCTCGGCCCGACCCGGATGGACTACCCCGGCACCATCGCCACGGTGCGGGCCGTGGCACGCTACGTGGGCGAACTGCTGGCCCAGAACTGA
- a CDS encoding DUF4870 domain-containing protein, whose amino-acid sequence MTEPPRPPGAGDSGAPPPEPTPPSAPYGSPSAAEPPTAPLSGAPAGGDYPPPGGYPPPPGGQPPSGGYPPPGGYPPPGGYAPTGAGYPGGGAYGPPVGYANNDDKTWALVAHFGGAAGMFVGGGVLGWVAPLVALLARGNQSPTVRAHAIAALNFQLIWSIIALVGWILACILIGFVIGFGAMIVGIIFGILAGVKANEGQLYRYPMSASLIK is encoded by the coding sequence ATGACTGAACCTCCTCGCCCTCCCGGAGCGGGGGACTCCGGCGCACCGCCGCCGGAGCCGACCCCGCCGTCGGCGCCGTACGGCTCGCCGTCGGCCGCCGAGCCACCCACCGCACCACTGTCCGGGGCACCGGCGGGGGGCGACTATCCCCCGCCCGGTGGCTATCCGCCGCCTCCCGGCGGCCAGCCGCCGTCGGGCGGCTACCCACCCCCGGGCGGCTACCCCCCGCCGGGCGGCTACGCCCCCACGGGCGCCGGCTACCCGGGCGGCGGCGCCTACGGGCCGCCCGTCGGCTACGCCAACAACGACGACAAGACCTGGGCCCTCGTCGCGCACTTCGGCGGCGCGGCCGGGATGTTCGTCGGCGGCGGCGTGCTGGGCTGGGTCGCCCCGCTGGTCGCCCTGCTCGCCCGCGGCAACCAGTCGCCGACCGTCCGCGCGCACGCGATCGCCGCGCTCAACTTCCAGCTCATCTGGTCGATCATCGCGCTGGTGGGCTGGATCCTCGCCTGCATCCTGATCGGCTTCGTGATCGGTTTCGGCGCGATGATCGTCGGCATCATCTTCGGCATCCTGGCCGGGGTGAAGGCCAACGAGGGGCAGCTCTACCGCTACCCGATGTCGGCCAGCCTGATCAAGTGA
- the hemW gene encoding radical SAM family heme chaperone HemW: MPGVLPEGEPVPRDGALPAAARRAVGARGFGVYVHVPFCASRCGYCDFNTYTAAELGGGAGRETYADTVLAELALAGRVLGDTPPPRVDTVFVGGGTPTLLPADDLARILDGIDRTWGLAAGAEVTTEANPETVTPESLKTLRAAGYTRISLGMQSASPGVLAILDRQHSAGRATAAALEARDAGFDHVNLDLIYGTPGESAEDFAASLDQVVAAGVDHVSAYALIVEDGTRLAARMRRGELPYPSDDVAADRYLAAEAALGAAGFSWYEVSNWARSDAARCRHNLLYWTGADWWGLGPGAHSHVGGVRWWNVKHPTAYAQRLAAGESPGLAREVLTRDEAHMEDVMLRLRLATGLPLSGLDEAGRAGAERARADGLLDAEAYAAGRAVLTLRGRLLADAVVRDLLP; encoded by the coding sequence ATGCCCGGCGTCCTTCCAGAAGGCGAACCCGTCCCGCGCGACGGGGCGCTGCCCGCTGCCGCCCGCCGCGCCGTCGGCGCGCGCGGCTTCGGCGTGTACGTGCACGTCCCGTTCTGCGCCAGCCGGTGCGGCTACTGCGACTTCAACACCTACACGGCCGCTGAGCTGGGCGGCGGTGCCGGCCGCGAGACGTACGCCGACACGGTGCTGGCCGAGCTGGCCCTCGCCGGCCGGGTGCTGGGCGACACCCCGCCGCCCCGCGTCGACACCGTCTTCGTGGGCGGGGGCACCCCCACCCTGCTCCCGGCCGACGACCTGGCCCGGATCCTCGACGGCATCGACCGCACCTGGGGGCTGGCCGCCGGCGCCGAGGTGACCACCGAGGCCAACCCCGAGACGGTCACCCCGGAGTCGCTCAAGACGCTGCGGGCCGCCGGCTACACCCGGATCTCGCTGGGCATGCAGTCGGCGTCGCCCGGGGTGCTGGCGATCCTCGACCGGCAGCACAGCGCCGGCCGGGCCACCGCCGCCGCGCTGGAGGCGCGGGACGCCGGGTTCGACCACGTGAACCTGGACCTGATCTACGGCACGCCGGGGGAGAGCGCCGAGGACTTCGCCGCCTCGCTGGACCAGGTGGTCGCCGCGGGCGTGGACCACGTCAGCGCGTACGCCCTCATCGTGGAGGACGGCACCCGGCTGGCCGCCCGGATGCGGCGCGGCGAGCTGCCGTACCCCAGTGACGACGTGGCGGCGGACCGCTACCTCGCGGCGGAGGCGGCCCTCGGCGCGGCCGGCTTCTCCTGGTACGAGGTCTCCAACTGGGCCCGCTCCGACGCGGCCCGGTGCCGGCACAACCTGCTCTACTGGACCGGCGCCGACTGGTGGGGCCTGGGCCCGGGGGCGCACAGCCACGTCGGCGGGGTGCGCTGGTGGAACGTCAAGCACCCGACGGCGTACGCCCAGCGGCTGGCCGCCGGGGAGTCGCCCGGCCTGGCCCGGGAGGTGCTCACGCGGGACGAGGCGCACATGGAGGACGTGATGCTGCGGCTGCGGCTCGCCACCGGCCTGCCCCTGTCCGGGCTCGACGAGGCGGGCCGGGCGGGCGCCGAGCGGGCCCGGGCCGACGGCCTGCTGGACGCCGAGGCGTACGCCGCCGGCCGGGCGGTGCTCACCCTGCGCGGCCGGCTGCTCGCCGACGCGGTCGTCCGCGACCTGCTGCCCTGA
- a CDS encoding enoyl-CoA hydratase-related protein, with translation MTSPDALVRVATARGVTTLTLDSPHNRNALSTPLMTQLLAGLAAAVADDAVRAIVLDHTGPVFCSGADLKETAAAYASGSVPAGMLGDVLVAVRECPKPVLARVAGPARAGGLGLIAAADLAVCAEEATFAFTEVRIGVIPAVISATVLPRLHPRAAAELYLTGDTFDGRRAAEIGLVTAAVPADALDAAVERYCASLVKGAPKALAGTKALLRRPAATDLRAEITELAALSTGYFLSEEGREGVLAFREKRPAAWVPAAD, from the coding sequence ATGACCTCTCCGGACGCTCTCGTGCGGGTCGCCACGGCCCGCGGGGTGACCACCCTCACCCTGGACAGCCCGCACAACCGCAACGCGCTCTCCACCCCGCTGATGACCCAGCTGCTGGCCGGGCTGGCCGCGGCGGTCGCCGACGACGCGGTCCGGGCGATCGTGCTGGACCACACCGGCCCGGTGTTCTGCTCCGGGGCGGACCTCAAGGAGACCGCCGCTGCGTACGCCAGCGGGTCGGTGCCGGCCGGGATGCTGGGCGACGTGCTGGTCGCGGTCCGGGAGTGCCCGAAGCCGGTGCTCGCGCGGGTGGCCGGGCCGGCGCGGGCCGGCGGCCTGGGCCTGATTGCCGCCGCCGACCTGGCGGTCTGCGCCGAGGAGGCCACGTTCGCCTTCACCGAGGTCCGGATCGGGGTGATCCCCGCGGTGATCTCGGCGACCGTGCTGCCGCGGCTGCACCCCCGGGCCGCCGCCGAGCTGTACCTGACCGGCGACACCTTCGACGGCCGGCGGGCCGCCGAGATCGGCCTGGTCACCGCCGCCGTGCCGGCGGACGCGCTGGACGCCGCGGTCGAGCGCTACTGCGCCTCGCTCGTGAAGGGCGCGCCGAAGGCCCTCGCCGGGACCAAGGCGCTGCTGCGCCGGCCGGCCGCCACCGATCTGCGCGCCGAGATCACCGAGTTGGCCGCCCTCTCCACCGGGTACTTCCTGTCCGAGGAGGGCCGGGAGGGCGTCCTCGCGTTCCGGGAGAAGCGGCCCGCGGCCTGGGTACCCGCCGCAGACTGA
- a CDS encoding MOSC domain-containing protein — translation MTGRLAAVNIGGVTEAEWAGDPSGRSGIDKRPVDGRVAIRFGGVTGDFIGERAHHGGPDQAVYAYAEEDAGWWAAELGRTLRPGAFGENLTTWAVDVTGAVIGESWAVGSAVLQVTKPRTPCRTFAGFWGMPDLIKRFTVHGAPGAYLRVLREGDVGAGDPVEVVDRPAHGVTIGEVFRATTLEPELLPRLLDVPDLPESVQAKVRRRLGTVA, via the coding sequence ATGACGGGCAGGCTGGCGGCGGTGAACATCGGCGGGGTGACCGAGGCGGAGTGGGCGGGCGACCCGAGCGGACGCAGCGGCATCGACAAGCGGCCGGTCGACGGCCGGGTGGCGATCCGGTTCGGCGGGGTCACCGGCGACTTCATCGGCGAGCGGGCCCACCACGGCGGCCCCGACCAGGCGGTCTACGCGTACGCCGAGGAGGACGCCGGCTGGTGGGCCGCCGAGCTGGGCCGGACGCTGCGGCCGGGCGCCTTCGGCGAGAACCTCACCACCTGGGCGGTGGACGTGACGGGCGCCGTGATCGGCGAGAGCTGGGCGGTCGGCTCCGCCGTCCTCCAGGTGACCAAGCCGCGCACGCCGTGCCGCACCTTCGCCGGGTTCTGGGGCATGCCCGACCTGATCAAGCGGTTCACCGTCCACGGGGCGCCCGGGGCGTACCTGCGGGTGCTGCGCGAGGGCGACGTGGGCGCGGGCGATCCCGTCGAGGTGGTCGACCGGCCGGCGCACGGGGTGACGATCGGCGAGGTGTTCCGGGCGACCACGCTGGAGCCGGAGCTGCTGCCGCGCCTGCTCGACGTGCCGGACCTGCCCGAGTCGGTGCAGGCGAAGGTCCGCCGCCGGCTCGGCACCGTCGCCTGA
- a CDS encoding carbohydrate ABC transporter permease: MKKIALNGAGLLVALFAAFPVYWMVATSLKPNKEIFSATPRPVPAEPTLEHYREILTGNLIPGVTFTDFFLNSALVAVATVLLSGLVALLAATAVARFRFKLRTTFLILLLVVQMIPLEALVIPLFLMIQRLGLYNTLPSLILTYLGFSLPFAVWMLRGFVAAVPKELEEAAAIDGASRAQTFRKVLFPLVAPGLVATSIFSFITAWNELIFALTFVNDQHKYTLPVAMTFFFGRDDTAWGSVMAASTLFTLPVVVFFLLVQRRMVSGLVAGAVKG, translated from the coding sequence GTGAAGAAGATCGCCCTCAACGGCGCCGGCCTGCTGGTCGCGCTCTTCGCGGCCTTCCCGGTCTACTGGATGGTCGCCACCTCGCTGAAGCCCAACAAGGAGATCTTCTCGGCCACGCCGCGCCCGGTGCCGGCGGAGCCGACCCTGGAGCACTACCGGGAGATCCTCACCGGCAACCTGATCCCGGGCGTGACCTTCACGGACTTCTTCCTGAACAGCGCCCTGGTGGCGGTGGCCACCGTGCTGCTGAGCGGGCTGGTCGCGCTGCTCGCCGCGACCGCGGTGGCCCGGTTCCGCTTCAAGCTCCGTACGACCTTCCTGATCCTGCTGCTCGTGGTGCAGATGATCCCGCTGGAGGCGCTGGTCATCCCGCTGTTCCTGATGATCCAGCGGCTCGGGCTCTACAACACGCTGCCCAGCCTGATCCTGACGTACCTCGGCTTCTCGCTGCCGTTCGCGGTGTGGATGCTGCGCGGCTTCGTGGCCGCGGTGCCCAAGGAACTGGAGGAGGCGGCGGCCATCGACGGGGCCAGCCGCGCCCAGACCTTCCGCAAGGTGCTCTTCCCGCTGGTCGCCCCCGGCCTGGTGGCCACCAGCATCTTCTCCTTCATCACCGCCTGGAACGAGCTGATCTTCGCGTTGACCTTCGTCAACGACCAGCACAAGTACACGCTTCCGGTGGCCATGACGTTCTTCTTCGGGCGCGACGACACCGCCTGGGGTTCGGTGATGGCCGCCTCGACGCTGTTCACGCTGCCGGTGGTCGTCTTCTTCCTGCTGGTCCAGCGCCGGATGGTCTCCGGCCTGGTCGCCGGGGCGGTCAAGGGCTGA
- a CDS encoding carbohydrate ABC transporter permease translates to MTTLTEVTGEAAARETPARRRRRVDRLPYLLLLPCLAIIGVLLLWPLGQVVMMSFYKLDSVRQLRGDREWPWVGLANYAQILGDPFFRTVLRNTVLFAVANVVLTMILGTLVGLLLNRLGRKMATFVASCVMLAWATPALTGTIVWKWIFDDTSGLVTWLFNKLPDGLSTTLFGRSDWTGYGWFNDPLLFFGILTLVVVWHSFPFIAVSVLAGLKSVPSELQEAARVDGAGPWRVFWSVTFPMLRPVFGILVVLSTIWDFKVFTQQFVLAGGTQDRSTFMLSIYSYAEAFSPPPKYGLGSSIAVILTLILLVVTGVYVRMVLRQEDES, encoded by the coding sequence GTGACCACGCTGACCGAGGTCACCGGCGAGGCCGCCGCGCGGGAGACCCCCGCGCGGCGGCGCCGCCGCGTGGACCGCCTCCCGTACCTGTTGCTCCTGCCCTGCCTGGCCATCATCGGAGTGCTGCTGCTCTGGCCGCTCGGCCAGGTCGTGATGATGTCCTTCTACAAGCTGGACAGCGTCCGGCAGTTGCGGGGGGACCGCGAGTGGCCGTGGGTGGGCCTGGCCAACTACGCGCAGATCCTCGGCGACCCGTTCTTCCGTACGGTGCTGCGCAACACCGTGCTCTTCGCCGTGGCCAACGTGGTGCTCACCATGATCCTCGGCACCCTGGTCGGGCTGCTGCTCAACCGGCTCGGCAGGAAGATGGCCACGTTCGTGGCGAGCTGCGTGATGCTGGCCTGGGCCACCCCGGCGCTGACCGGCACCATCGTCTGGAAGTGGATCTTCGACGACACCAGCGGCCTGGTGACCTGGCTGTTCAACAAGCTTCCGGACGGGCTCTCGACGACCCTGTTCGGGCGCAGCGACTGGACCGGCTACGGCTGGTTCAACGACCCGCTGCTCTTCTTCGGCATCCTCACCCTCGTGGTGGTCTGGCACTCGTTCCCGTTCATCGCCGTCAGCGTGCTGGCCGGGCTGAAGAGCGTGCCGAGCGAGCTCCAGGAGGCCGCCCGGGTGGACGGGGCCGGCCCGTGGCGGGTCTTCTGGTCCGTCACCTTCCCGATGCTGCGGCCGGTCTTCGGCATCCTCGTGGTGCTCTCCACGATCTGGGACTTCAAGGTCTTCACCCAGCAGTTCGTGCTGGCCGGCGGCACCCAGGACCGGTCGACGTTCATGCTGTCGATCTACTCGTACGCGGAGGCGTTCTCGCCGCCGCCGAAGTACGGCCTGGGCTCCTCGATCGCCGTCATCCTCACCCTGATCCTGCTGGTGGTGACCGGCGTGTACGTCCGCATGGTGCTCCGGCAGGAGGACGAGTCGTGA
- a CDS encoding sugar ABC transporter substrate-binding protein codes for MNRWKRLAPVTAIVASAAMVLSGCGGSGDDEKAADNSKLTVWMMGEGGDAQTKFLDGVEAEFKKKHPETDVVVQYIPWLEAPKKFQAALAGGEGPDVTELGNTETQGWAAQEALADVTDKFNGWSEGKDILPDLVKNAQLDGKQYGVPWYAGVRAIYYRTDWFAEAGVKPPTTWDELVAAAKTVQAKKPGTYGIALPGNSELPFYSFLWAAGAEIATKDGDSWKSGYNTPEAQKAVKFWTDLVTVHKVAPPAAAAWNEVDARTQFATGKAAMAFAGSWQGGAMKKDNPDIEKVWGTFPIPGPDGKPAPAFAGGSDIALWKDSKRQALAWDYLTVLLSKQKDQEFASSLNFFPVYKDLVGGGNYANDKVMAAFATTMQNTKLTPLTPKWVEVSRTKTVTQAMNSSVIKGQKTVEKATADAATEMESILNAK; via the coding sequence GTGAACAGGTGGAAGCGGCTGGCCCCGGTCACCGCCATCGTGGCCTCGGCCGCGATGGTGCTGTCCGGGTGCGGTGGCTCCGGCGACGACGAAAAGGCCGCGGACAACAGCAAGCTGACGGTCTGGATGATGGGTGAGGGCGGCGACGCCCAGACCAAGTTCCTCGACGGCGTCGAGGCGGAGTTCAAGAAGAAGCACCCCGAGACCGACGTCGTGGTGCAGTACATCCCCTGGCTCGAGGCGCCGAAGAAGTTCCAGGCCGCCCTCGCCGGCGGGGAGGGCCCCGACGTCACCGAGCTGGGCAACACCGAGACGCAGGGCTGGGCGGCGCAGGAGGCCCTCGCCGACGTCACCGACAAGTTCAACGGCTGGTCCGAGGGCAAGGACATCCTTCCCGACCTCGTGAAGAACGCCCAGCTCGACGGCAAGCAGTACGGCGTCCCGTGGTACGCCGGCGTGCGCGCCATCTACTACCGCACCGACTGGTTCGCCGAGGCGGGCGTGAAGCCGCCGACCACCTGGGACGAGCTGGTCGCCGCCGCGAAGACCGTCCAGGCCAAGAAGCCGGGCACCTACGGCATCGCCCTGCCCGGCAACTCCGAGCTGCCGTTCTACTCGTTCCTCTGGGCGGCCGGCGCGGAGATCGCCACCAAGGACGGCGACAGCTGGAAGTCCGGCTACAACACGCCGGAGGCGCAGAAGGCGGTCAAGTTCTGGACCGACCTGGTGACCGTGCACAAGGTGGCCCCGCCGGCCGCCGCCGCGTGGAACGAGGTCGACGCCCGCACCCAGTTCGCCACCGGCAAGGCCGCCATGGCGTTCGCCGGTAGCTGGCAGGGCGGCGCCATGAAGAAGGACAACCCGGATATCGAGAAGGTGTGGGGCACGTTCCCCATCCCCGGCCCGGACGGCAAGCCGGCCCCGGCCTTCGCGGGCGGCTCCGACATCGCCCTCTGGAAGGACAGCAAGCGGCAGGCCCTGGCCTGGGACTACCTGACCGTGCTGCTGAGCAAGCAGAAGGACCAGGAGTTCGCGAGCAGCCTGAACTTCTTCCCGGTCTACAAGGACCTGGTCGGCGGCGGCAACTACGCCAACGACAAGGTGATGGCCGCGTTCGCCACCACCATGCAGAACACCAAGCTGACCCCGCTCACCCCGAAGTGGGTCGAGGTCAGCCGGACCAAGACGGTCACCCAGGCCATGAACAGCTCGGTCATCAAGGGCCAGAAGACGGTCGAGAAGGCCACCGCCGACGCGGCCACCGAGATGGAAAGCATCCTCAACGCCAAGTGA
- a CDS encoding GlsB/YeaQ/YmgE family stress response membrane protein — MELTVWGIITALIVGLIVGALGRLVVPGRQNMPMWLHMLIGVGAALLGTIVARASGFADTAGIDWRELLLQVLFAAIGVALVAGVGRRRGVSRY, encoded by the coding sequence GTGGAGCTCACCGTTTGGGGCATCATCACCGCGCTCATCGTTGGTCTGATCGTCGGCGCTCTGGGCCGCCTGGTCGTCCCGGGCCGCCAGAACATGCCGATGTGGCTGCACATGCTGATCGGCGTCGGCGCCGCGCTGCTGGGCACCATCGTCGCGCGGGCCTCGGGCTTCGCCGACACCGCCGGCATCGACTGGCGTGAGCTGCTGCTGCAGGTGCTGTTCGCCGCCATCGGCGTGGCCCTGGTGGCCGGTGTGGGTCGCCGCCGCGGCGTCTCGCGCTACTGA